A portion of the Cellulophaga algicola DSM 14237 genome contains these proteins:
- a CDS encoding N-acetylmuramoyl-L-alanine amidase family protein, whose translation MNFKITLLKSGIKNVLLALVCIANLPLYAQNAVNSVIAEKGDGILSLLRKQGVDPYETYGAFVSMNVHNLRDSVHLYEGRTYKIPNVQRNLNVKVKTEPKSVEGISYEIFGKKHAEVIPQSTKLQNTVYYLVSGHGGPDPGAMTTYAGKAISEDEYAYDVTLRLAKELLSHGAMVYVIVRDPDDGIRDDRILEMDRDEVVYPNEEIPLNQVARLKQRVEVVNKLYKENKGKYQRLIVTHVDSRSEGQNIDVFFYHHEDSKNGKKLAESIHKTFEAKYKQYQPSRTYSGTFEDRTALYLVRKTHPAMTFIEIGNITNEMDQRRILDSDNRQALAKWISEGVILDYEN comes from the coding sequence TTGAATTTTAAAATTACTCTATTAAAGTCAGGCATTAAAAATGTTTTATTAGCCTTAGTGTGTATCGCTAATTTGCCGCTATATGCGCAAAACGCTGTAAACTCTGTAATTGCAGAAAAAGGTGATGGTATACTTTCATTATTGCGAAAGCAAGGAGTAGATCCTTATGAAACTTATGGAGCTTTTGTATCAATGAACGTTCACAATTTGCGAGACAGTGTTCATTTATATGAGGGTAGGACGTATAAAATTCCAAATGTACAGCGTAATTTAAATGTAAAAGTTAAAACAGAACCTAAATCTGTGGAAGGCATTTCATATGAGATATTTGGTAAAAAGCATGCAGAAGTAATCCCACAAAGTACAAAATTACAGAATACTGTTTACTATTTAGTTTCTGGTCATGGTGGTCCAGATCCTGGAGCAATGACAACGTATGCAGGAAAAGCAATTTCAGAGGATGAATATGCGTATGATGTTACATTAAGATTAGCTAAAGAGTTACTTTCTCATGGTGCTATGGTTTATGTTATTGTTCGCGATCCTGATGATGGTATTCGGGACGATCGAATTTTAGAAATGGACCGTGATGAGGTTGTTTACCCTAATGAGGAAATACCTTTAAATCAAGTAGCGCGTCTAAAACAGCGTGTAGAAGTGGTAAATAAGTTATATAAAGAAAACAAGGGTAAATACCAACGATTGATTGTAACACATGTAGATAGTAGGAGTGAGGGTCAGAATATTGATGTTTTCTTTTACCACCATGAAGACAGTAAAAACGGTAAAAAGTTAGCGGAGAGTATTCATAAAACTTTTGAGGCAAAATATAAACAATACCAACCTAGTAGAACCTATTCTGGAACTTTTGAAGATAGGACGGCACTTTATTTAGTTAGAAAAACGCATCCGGCCATGACCTTTATTGAAATTGGAAATATTACTAATGAAATGGATCAGCGTAGAATACTTGATTCGGATAATCGCCAAGCATTAGCAAAGTGGATTAGTGAAGGGGTAATTTTAGATTACGAAAACTAA
- a CDS encoding POTRA domain-containing protein: MKPFFFLFCFLLLVCNSALGQEITIKEINIEGVKKTKPAFITKLITSKKGAILDTLALENDLLKLKRLPLVANATYKIKKLDSSAVRVIFTIEENFTLIPFANLFSSSNDAFAFRLGLQEFNLLGRNITLGGFYQYDIFSSYGLSVRAPYLFSNKLGLSISYTDFTTQEPVFFSEATADYKYNNKGVEVLGLYEINLKNTVEFGFSLFSEDYQYLEGFTSNEVPRALKVDKRLWKVLYNFNALNYHYQYVNGFKSALNLQYVYGAGGNLPDFVIGFNDFLFYKRIGPKGNLANRVRLGLATNSDSPFAPFTLDNNLNIRGVGNTIDRGTGAIVFNTEYRHTLIDEDWFVLQSNIFVDGGSWRNPGGELSDFSQNENIRIYPGVGLRFMHKRVFNAIFRIDYGYGITKDATKGLVFGIGQYF; encoded by the coding sequence ATGAAGCCCTTTTTTTTTCTTTTTTGTTTTCTATTATTGGTTTGTAATAGTGCTTTAGGGCAGGAAATAACTATTAAAGAAATTAATATTGAAGGTGTAAAAAAAACGAAACCGGCTTTCATAACAAAACTTATTACTTCAAAAAAAGGAGCTATTTTAGATACTCTTGCTTTAGAAAACGACCTTTTAAAGCTTAAAAGATTGCCTCTCGTCGCTAATGCTACCTATAAAATAAAAAAACTGGACTCTAGCGCTGTTCGGGTTATTTTTACTATTGAAGAAAACTTCACATTAATTCCTTTTGCAAATCTCTTTAGTTCCTCAAACGATGCTTTTGCTTTTCGATTAGGGTTGCAAGAATTTAATCTATTGGGTAGGAATATTACTTTGGGTGGATTTTATCAATATGATATTTTTAGCTCTTATGGGTTAAGTGTTAGGGCACCTTATTTATTTTCTAATAAATTGGGGTTGTCAATTAGTTACACTGATTTTACAACTCAAGAGCCCGTTTTTTTTAGTGAAGCAACGGCTGATTATAAATATAATAATAAAGGAGTTGAAGTTTTGGGCCTGTATGAAATAAACCTAAAAAATACTGTTGAATTTGGGTTTAGCCTTTTTTCAGAAGACTATCAATACCTTGAAGGGTTTACTAGTAATGAGGTACCAAGAGCCTTAAAGGTAGATAAGCGCTTATGGAAAGTGTTGTATAATTTTAATGCGCTAAACTATCATTATCAATACGTAAATGGATTTAAAAGTGCTTTGAACTTACAATATGTGTATGGTGCCGGTGGTAATCTTCCGGATTTTGTTATTGGTTTCAATGATTTTTTGTTTTATAAACGTATTGGACCAAAAGGAAATTTAGCTAATAGAGTTCGGCTTGGTTTAGCAACTAACTCAGATAGTCCTTTTGCTCCTTTTACTTTAGATAATAATTTAAATATAAGAGGAGTTGGTAACACCATAGACCGTGGTACTGGAGCTATTGTTTTTAATACAGAATATAGACATACTTTAATTGATGAGGATTGGTTTGTATTACAAAGTAATATTTTTGTAGATGGCGGTTCTTGGCGAAATCCTGGAGGTGAGTTAAGTGATTTTAGTCAAAATGAAAATATTAGAATTTATCCAGGAGTAGGTTTGCGATTTATGCATAAAAGGGTTTTTAATGCAATTTTCAGGATAGATTACGGGTATGGTATCACAAAAGACGCAACAAAAGGATTAGTATTTGGAATTGGACAATATTTTTAA
- a CDS encoding glycoside hydrolase family 113 → MNKIGILLLFCIQISCSSQEKSKINGVSFVSSRIEVAQEHIQEVVDLNANHAAVMPFGFIRDLSSPEVKFNTDKQWFGETKSGAKQYIKMLHKNKIEVMLKPQIWIWRGEFTGNLKMNSEEEWQTLEQSYSDFILTYAELAQEANVEILCIGTELEQFVVNRPNYWSKLILEIKEVYKGKLTYAANWDEYAKVPFWKALDYIGVDAYFPLSEEKLPSVAALRKGWKKWKPAMKELSIAVDRPILFTEYGYRSMDYTAKKPWLVDRNDENVNLEAQVNATEAIIQEFWSEDWFAGGYVWKWFIDHKQSGGGNDNRFTPQNKPAEETLRQLYKVNNRF, encoded by the coding sequence ATGAATAAAATAGGCATTTTACTTCTTTTTTGTATCCAAATATCATGCTCTAGTCAAGAAAAGTCAAAAATAAATGGGGTGAGTTTTGTGTCTTCTAGGATAGAAGTGGCGCAAGAACATATTCAAGAAGTGGTAGATTTAAATGCAAACCATGCTGCAGTTATGCCCTTTGGATTTATTCGTGATTTAAGTTCGCCAGAAGTTAAGTTTAATACGGATAAGCAATGGTTTGGAGAAACTAAAAGTGGTGCTAAGCAGTATATAAAAATGTTGCATAAAAACAAGATTGAGGTTATGCTAAAACCTCAAATTTGGATTTGGCGTGGAGAATTTACTGGAAATTTAAAAATGAATAGTGAAGAGGAATGGCAAACACTAGAACAATCCTACAGCGATTTTATTTTAACGTATGCGGAATTAGCACAGGAGGCTAACGTAGAGATATTGTGCATTGGTACGGAGTTAGAACAATTTGTAGTTAATAGACCTAATTATTGGTCTAAACTTATTCTTGAAATAAAAGAAGTATATAAAGGAAAACTAACCTATGCCGCTAATTGGGACGAATACGCAAAAGTGCCTTTCTGGAAAGCTTTAGATTATATAGGTGTAGATGCCTATTTTCCACTATCAGAAGAAAAATTGCCCTCTGTTGCAGCGTTGAGAAAGGGATGGAAGAAATGGAAACCAGCAATGAAAGAGTTATCCATTGCTGTAGATAGACCCATTCTTTTTACGGAATATGGCTATAGAAGTATGGATTATACTGCTAAGAAACCTTGGTTGGTAGATAGGAATGATGAAAATGTAAACTTAGAGGCACAAGTGAATGCTACTGAGGCCATTATTCAAGAGTTTTGGTCAGAAGATTGGTTTGCTGGAGGATATGTTTGGAAATGGTTTATAGATCATAAGCAATCTGGAGGTGGTAATGATAATAGATTTACGCCTCAAAACAAACCTGCAGAAGAAACATTAAGACAGCTATATAAGGTTAATAATCGATTTTGA
- a CDS encoding DUF547 domain-containing protein, whose amino-acid sequence MKKSVFIVFFLIGINLVFSQKTTEFMYKSDAFFKMYVVNGKLRYEAIKNNKEDLLVLKNMISTLSVSKSNTLEYQAFWINAYNISVIDGVVANYPLKSPLDVGGFFDKITYTISGKNITLNDIENKKLRAEFPKEARFHFVLVCAGLGCPPIINGAYMPSKLNSQLTQQTKKALNNPSFIVVEKDKVKISQLFEWYKKDFTQNNTSLIDFINTYKTEKLPENAKMSYYPYDWNLNDIK is encoded by the coding sequence ATGAAAAAGAGTGTATTTATAGTATTTTTTTTAATAGGAATAAATTTAGTGTTCTCACAAAAAACGACAGAATTTATGTACAAATCTGATGCATTTTTTAAAATGTATGTAGTAAATGGCAAGCTTAGGTATGAAGCAATAAAAAATAATAAGGAAGATTTGTTAGTGTTAAAAAATATGATTTCAACGCTTTCAGTATCTAAAAGTAACACTTTAGAATATCAAGCTTTTTGGATAAATGCCTATAATATATCAGTAATAGATGGTGTTGTTGCTAATTATCCTTTAAAATCTCCTTTAGATGTTGGTGGCTTTTTTGATAAAATAACCTATACTATAAGTGGAAAAAATATCACTCTTAATGATATAGAGAATAAAAAATTAAGAGCAGAGTTCCCTAAAGAAGCACGGTTTCATTTTGTCTTGGTTTGTGCAGGATTAGGGTGTCCGCCTATAATAAATGGTGCTTATATGCCGTCTAAATTAAATAGCCAGCTTACGCAACAGACCAAAAAAGCACTGAATAACCCTAGTTTTATTGTAGTTGAAAAGGATAAAGTGAAAATATCACAATTATTTGAGTGGTATAAAAAAGATTTTACACAAAATAATACTTCTTTAATAGATTTCATTAATACGTATAAAACAGAAAAGCTTCCGGAGAATGCTAAAATGAGCTATTACCCTTATGATTGGAACTTAAACGACATCAAATAA
- a CDS encoding NAD(P)/FAD-dependent oxidoreductase → MENIVIIGNGIAGVTAARHIRKLSDKKITIISAESEYFFSRTALMYVYMGHMKFEHTQPYENWFWKKNRIDLRHGYVKKVDHDDKTLALRDGSFLSYDKLIIATGSKPNKFGWPGQDLKGVQGLYSKQDLEQLEKNAPNNKICKRAVIVGGGLIGIEMAEMLRSRKIPVTFLVRENSFWNGVLPSGESQLINEHILAHHIDLRLETNLEEIISDENGHAKAIKTDKGDIIECTVVGLTAGVTPNIDFLKDSGIELGRGVKVNRLLETNIKDIYAIGDCAEQHEGIGNRRPIEAVWYTGRMMGETLAQTLCGNPTEYKPGHWFNSAKFLDIEYQTYGWVFSERSKQDHEEHFHWRHAKENICLTIAIHKDTKKFLGINTFGIRMRHEIFDRWLTENRPIDFVVEHLKDANFDPEFYKAYENEIVSKFNQEYNTSISVKKKSWKRIFSKA, encoded by the coding sequence ATGGAAAACATTGTCATTATTGGAAATGGAATAGCAGGTGTAACCGCCGCTAGACACATTCGAAAATTATCTGATAAAAAAATTACGATCATTTCTGCAGAAAGCGAATATTTTTTCTCTAGAACCGCACTTATGTATGTGTACATGGGGCACATGAAGTTTGAGCACACACAACCTTACGAAAATTGGTTTTGGAAAAAAAATAGGATCGATCTACGTCACGGTTATGTAAAAAAAGTTGATCATGATGACAAAACCTTAGCACTAAGAGATGGATCTTTTCTTTCCTATGACAAACTAATAATTGCTACCGGATCAAAACCTAATAAGTTTGGTTGGCCTGGGCAGGATTTAAAGGGTGTACAAGGCTTATATTCTAAACAAGACTTAGAACAACTAGAAAAAAACGCTCCTAACAATAAAATTTGTAAAAGAGCCGTAATCGTTGGTGGTGGACTTATTGGAATAGAAATGGCAGAAATGCTACGTAGTAGAAAAATTCCCGTTACATTTTTAGTGAGAGAGAATAGTTTTTGGAATGGAGTACTCCCAAGTGGAGAGTCACAGTTAATTAATGAACATATTCTAGCACATCATATAGATTTGCGATTAGAAACAAATCTAGAAGAAATTATTTCTGATGAAAATGGCCATGCCAAAGCAATAAAAACGGATAAAGGTGACATTATTGAATGTACTGTAGTAGGACTTACAGCCGGAGTGACGCCAAATATCGATTTCCTTAAAGATTCTGGTATAGAATTAGGTAGAGGCGTAAAAGTAAATAGACTTTTAGAAACCAATATAAAAGATATCTATGCTATTGGCGATTGCGCAGAACAACATGAAGGTATTGGGAATAGAAGACCTATTGAGGCTGTTTGGTACACCGGTAGAATGATGGGTGAAACACTTGCCCAAACTCTATGTGGAAACCCAACAGAATACAAACCCGGACATTGGTTTAACTCCGCTAAGTTTTTAGATATAGAATACCAAACATATGGCTGGGTATTTAGCGAAAGAAGTAAACAAGACCATGAAGAGCATTTTCATTGGCGGCATGCCAAAGAGAATATTTGTCTAACCATTGCTATTCATAAAGACACCAAAAAATTCTTAGGAATCAATACGTTTGGAATTCGAATGCGACACGAAATTTTTGATCGTTGGCTTACAGAAAATCGCCCTATAGACTTCGTCGTTGAACATTTGAAAGATGCCAATTTTGATCCTGAATTTTATAAAGCTTATGAAAATGAAATTGTAAGTAAATTTAATCAAGAGTATAACACAAGCATTAGCGTTAAAAAGAAAAGTTGGAAAAGAATTTTCAGCAAAGCGTAA
- a CDS encoding 4Fe-4S binding protein, with the protein MKIIQKTGLVIFLIGLAIFTAVPLLGTFKLNQSSFDSIVTDKKIKSEVFISEITNNVVGKEFSGMQALSPVVAKALDNANETHIKNKEYAKKIYTSASDMAALIGKKSGTGFIANNKGIMWFLTFGLAIIGALMYILPNAILLGAKGIKNDGVYHDSATNKGWIAWMVFIFLVSFYLVLYFASEYAVNWTFLVDPISESLSGNPAGHWFVYGFMYCVVMSVMAARMYIKYRHNVYQMVRTTSVLFFQIVFAFLIPEIMVRLQMPYYDFKNAFPLDYDFFFQWNLKELLNSGGIGLFILVWGIVLTLVFVPVMVYFFGKRWYCSWVCGCGGLAETLGDPYRQHSSKSLFSWKVERWLIHGVLLFALVMTALTLYSFFAETSTVFGIKTSGIQNLYSLLIGSIFAGVIGTGFYPIFGNRVWCRFGCPLAAYLGFVQRFKSRFRITTNGGQCISCGNCSTYCEQGIDVRAYAQKGENIVRSSCVGCGVCSAVCPRGVLKLENGPEEGRINPTEVLLGNDVDLMDLVNKK; encoded by the coding sequence ATGAAAATAATACAAAAAACCGGCCTTGTTATCTTTTTGATAGGCTTAGCAATCTTCACCGCAGTTCCATTACTAGGAACTTTTAAATTAAACCAGAGTTCTTTTGATAGCATCGTTACTGATAAAAAAATAAAAAGTGAGGTTTTTATATCCGAGATCACTAATAATGTGGTAGGTAAGGAGTTTTCCGGAATGCAAGCCTTGTCTCCAGTTGTAGCCAAAGCACTTGACAATGCTAATGAAACCCACATAAAAAATAAAGAGTACGCTAAAAAAATATATACAAGCGCTAGCGACATGGCGGCGCTTATAGGCAAAAAATCAGGTACTGGTTTTATCGCTAACAACAAAGGCATCATGTGGTTTCTTACTTTTGGTTTAGCCATTATTGGAGCATTAATGTACATCTTACCTAATGCTATTTTATTAGGTGCAAAAGGAATAAAAAACGATGGTGTCTATCACGATAGCGCAACCAACAAAGGGTGGATTGCCTGGATGGTTTTTATTTTCCTGGTTTCTTTCTACCTCGTTTTATATTTTGCATCTGAGTATGCCGTTAATTGGACATTTTTAGTAGACCCTATTAGCGAAAGTTTAAGTGGTAATCCTGCAGGTCATTGGTTTGTATATGGCTTTATGTATTGTGTAGTCATGAGTGTTATGGCCGCAAGAATGTATATTAAATACCGACACAATGTATACCAAATGGTACGCACAACATCGGTCTTATTTTTTCAAATTGTATTTGCATTTCTTATTCCTGAAATTATGGTGCGTTTGCAAATGCCGTATTATGATTTTAAAAATGCGTTTCCTTTAGATTATGATTTCTTTTTTCAATGGAATCTAAAAGAGCTTTTAAACAGCGGTGGTATCGGTCTTTTTATATTGGTTTGGGGTATTGTTTTAACCTTAGTTTTTGTACCTGTAATGGTCTATTTCTTTGGAAAAAGATGGTACTGTTCTTGGGTTTGTGGTTGTGGTGGCCTTGCCGAAACTTTAGGAGATCCTTACAGACAGCATTCTAGCAAATCATTATTTTCTTGGAAAGTAGAACGTTGGTTAATTCACGGAGTTTTGTTATTTGCATTAGTGATGACTGCCCTAACGCTTTATAGCTTTTTTGCTGAAACAAGCACTGTATTTGGCATTAAAACATCAGGGATCCAAAACTTATATAGCCTTTTAATCGGTTCTATTTTTGCTGGAGTTATTGGAACAGGATTTTATCCAATTTTTGGAAACAGAGTTTGGTGTAGATTTGGTTGCCCACTTGCTGCTTATTTAGGATTTGTACAACGTTTTAAATCACGTTTTAGAATTACCACTAATGGGGGGCAATGCATCTCTTGTGGCAACTGTTCTACCTATTGTGAGCAAGGTATTGACGTTAGAGCTTATGCTCAAAAAGGAGAAAACATTGTACGCTCTAGCTGTGTAGGCTGTGGGGTTTGTTCTGCTGTTTGCCCAAGAGGTGTTCTTAAATTAGAAAACGGCCCAGAAGAAGGGAGAATAAACCCTACCGAAGTACTTTTAGGTAATGATGTTGATTTAATGGATTTAGTAAACAAAAAATAA
- a CDS encoding toxin-antitoxin system YwqK family antitoxin, translating to MKTSVFAKTYSKNYYKTGKIKSEGWVDNGNKNGYWKFYYKNGNLSEQGHYKQNSKTDYWVYFTEKGTLKQEGSYSYGQKYNWWLFYNSKGQINHKCQLSKGVKDGYCLKYIDEKLSSAEKYKNGEKIKEWFSFSSFRSENKLSDLR from the coding sequence ATGAAGACTAGTGTTTTTGCAAAAACGTATTCCAAAAATTATTATAAAACTGGAAAAATAAAATCTGAAGGATGGGTAGACAATGGAAACAAAAATGGCTATTGGAAATTCTATTATAAAAACGGCAACCTTTCAGAACAAGGACATTATAAACAGAATAGCAAAACAGATTACTGGGTTTATTTCACAGAAAAAGGAACCTTAAAGCAAGAAGGAAGTTATAGCTACGGTCAAAAATACAATTGGTGGTTATTTTATAATAGCAAAGGGCAGATTAATCATAAATGCCAACTTAGTAAAGGGGTTAAAGATGGCTATTGCTTAAAGTATATTGACGAGAAGCTAAGTTCGGCTGAAAAATATAAAAATGGAGAAAAAATTAAAGAATGGTTTAGCTTTTCTAGCTTCAGAAGCGAAAATAAACTTTCTGACTTAAGATAA
- a CDS encoding glycosyltransferase family 2 protein gives MTEIIVIIPAYNEADSIAHVIKEIPNSVTEIIVVNNNSTDKTAENAENAGATVLTETRKGYGYACLAGLDYIAKTSKTPDIIVFVDGDYSDYPEELTKIVAPIINDNIDMVIGARDEALREDGSMTPQQIFGNWLATFLMKLFFSAKFTDLGPFRAIKYDKLLALNMEDKTYGWTVEMQLKVLKKKFTYTEVPVRYKKRIGISKVSGTVKGSIFAGIKILSWIFKYSIK, from the coding sequence ATGACAGAAATTATAGTAATAATTCCAGCATATAATGAGGCAGATTCTATAGCCCATGTTATAAAAGAGATTCCTAATAGTGTAACTGAAATAATTGTTGTTAATAATAATTCTACAGACAAAACTGCTGAGAACGCTGAAAATGCAGGTGCTACCGTACTAACAGAAACTAGAAAAGGATATGGCTATGCCTGTTTAGCTGGATTAGATTATATCGCGAAAACATCTAAAACACCCGATATTATCGTATTTGTTGATGGTGACTATTCTGATTACCCAGAAGAACTCACTAAAATAGTTGCTCCTATCATCAATGATAATATAGATATGGTTATTGGAGCTAGAGATGAAGCGTTAAGAGAAGATGGTTCTATGACGCCGCAACAAATATTTGGAAATTGGTTAGCTACTTTTCTAATGAAACTATTTTTTAGCGCAAAATTTACAGACTTAGGCCCTTTTAGAGCCATAAAATATGATAAATTACTGGCGCTGAACATGGAAGATAAAACCTATGGTTGGACGGTAGAGATGCAATTAAAGGTTTTAAAGAAGAAATTTACATATACCGAAGTACCAGTACGTTATAAAAAAAGAATTGGCATATCAAAAGTGTCAGGTACCGTAAAAGGTAGTATATTTGCAGGCATAAAAATCCTAAGTTGGATTTTTAAATATAGTATAAAATAA
- a CDS encoding cellulose synthase family protein has translation MALTISYIIIAIYSIALVLIFFYSLAQLNLLFNYLSHKKKNETAPKFNLLDPKEIPFVTIQLPVYNEEYVMDRLLENIAKIEYPSSKLEIQVLDDSTDESVEKTAEHIKKLQETGLDIQHIRRENRSGFKAGALKEGLTIAKGEFIAIFDADFLPSSDWLKKTIIYFKDREIGVVQTRWGHINRDYSTLTRIQAFALDAHFTLEQVGRNAKGHFINFNGTAGIWRKECILDAGNWEGDTLTEDLDLSYRAQLKNWKFKYLEDVETPAELPVVISAARSQQFRWNKGGAENFRKTVTSVVSSKNIPFKTKFHGVMHLLNSSMFLCVFIVAFLSIPMLYIKNSYGHLGWIFEVTSFFIVSTIILFVCYWFTYKSIQGSSFNNFIDYIKLFFTFFSIALGFSLHNSIAVLEGHMGKRSEFVRTPKFNLDNISNSWKGNKYLATKLSPNMIIEAALMVYFLFGMYSAIPLNDFGLFPFHFMLFLGFGFVFFKSLTARA, from the coding sequence ATGGCATTAACAATTTCCTACATTATCATTGCAATATATAGTATTGCTCTTGTTTTAATTTTCTTTTATAGTTTGGCACAGTTGAATCTGTTATTCAATTACTTAAGCCATAAGAAAAAAAATGAAACTGCTCCCAAATTCAACCTTTTAGATCCTAAAGAAATTCCATTTGTTACCATTCAACTTCCGGTATACAATGAAGAGTATGTAATGGATCGTTTGTTAGAAAATATTGCAAAAATAGAATACCCATCAAGCAAATTAGAAATTCAAGTTTTAGATGATTCTACAGATGAGTCAGTTGAAAAAACGGCAGAACACATTAAAAAATTACAAGAAACTGGCTTAGACATTCAACACATTAGACGTGAGAATAGATCAGGTTTTAAAGCGGGTGCCCTTAAAGAAGGATTAACTATTGCAAAAGGAGAATTTATTGCAATTTTTGATGCAGATTTCTTGCCATCATCAGATTGGCTAAAAAAGACAATTATTTATTTCAAGGATAGAGAAATTGGTGTTGTACAAACACGTTGGGGTCACATTAATAGAGACTACTCTACGTTAACAAGAATTCAAGCATTTGCCTTAGACGCTCATTTTACATTAGAACAAGTTGGTAGAAATGCAAAAGGACATTTTATCAATTTTAATGGTACTGCTGGTATTTGGCGTAAAGAATGTATTCTTGATGCTGGTAACTGGGAAGGTGATACTTTAACTGAAGATTTAGATTTAAGTTATAGAGCACAATTAAAGAACTGGAAGTTTAAATATCTTGAAGATGTAGAAACTCCTGCAGAATTACCAGTAGTTATTAGTGCTGCACGTTCTCAGCAATTTAGATGGAACAAAGGTGGTGCAGAAAACTTCAGAAAGACCGTTACAAGCGTTGTTTCCTCTAAAAATATCCCTTTTAAAACTAAATTTCACGGGGTAATGCATTTACTTAATAGCTCTATGTTCCTATGTGTATTTATAGTTGCTTTTTTAAGTATTCCTATGCTTTACATTAAAAACAGCTATGGACACTTAGGGTGGATTTTTGAAGTAACAAGCTTCTTTATCGTAAGTACCATTATTTTATTTGTCTGCTATTGGTTTACCTACAAAAGTATTCAAGGTAGTAGTTTTAATAATTTTATAGATTATATAAAACTATTTTTCACATTCTTCTCTATTGCTTTAGGCTTCTCTTTACACAATTCTATTGCTGTACTTGAAGGCCATATGGGTAAAAGAAGTGAATTTGTTAGAACTCCAAAATTTAATCTTGACAACATTAGCAACAGTTGGAAAGGAAATAAATATTTAGCTACGAAACTATCTCCAAATATGATTATTGAAGCGGCATTAATGGTATACTTCTTATTTGGAATGTATAGCGCAATACCACTGAATGATTTTGGTTTATTCCCTTTTCACTTTATGTTATTTTTAGGATTCGGTTTCGTATTCTTTAAATCACTTACGGCAAGAGCATAA